From the genome of Candidatus Desulfatibia profunda, one region includes:
- a CDS encoding HU family DNA-binding protein, with translation MNKGDLVNEVAKVVKTKKDAQAAVDCVLSSITKALANGDSVSLVGFGTFKVAERKARKGRNPQTGKEINIAASKVPKFVAGKALKEAAK, from the coding sequence ATGAACAAAGGAGATTTAGTCAACGAGGTTGCGAAGGTCGTAAAAACCAAAAAGGATGCTCAGGCGGCTGTGGACTGTGTTCTTTCAAGCATTACCAAGGCATTGGCGAATGGAGACTCTGTATCATTGGTTGGATTCGGCACATTTAAGGTGGCCGAAAGGAAGGCTCGAAAAGGCAGAAACCCTCAGACAGGGAAAGAGATAAATATTGCGGCAAGTAAAGTGCCAAAGTTTGTTGCAGGAAAGGCTTTGAAGGAAGCTGCGAAATAA